A single region of the Lepeophtheirus salmonis chromosome 12, UVic_Lsal_1.4, whole genome shotgun sequence genome encodes:
- the LOC121127330 gene encoding dual oxidase maturation factor 1 encodes MKGWFDGFRENGGPTMYAYSNRTSVYGDLSTITVYIVFITLFLAFFVIFPGIRKERFTTFTSVTLSLFVGTAILIGNSGSSWHIAEAEISSAYRAFSNDKIIGRIGIYIGLVHTNVTLEAMNKNYNNTKIDINFNERFTFGGAKELQEGYRDALVKGLPFPILTVAEYLAADAEGFCWGRSYREAGYYTSISLWVSFASWMIMNILFVVVPRYGAYSMTMTGLIMLLSDVIYYWLLPTRPLRIKMESSTLIFEFGWCFWVILVAGFICFVVGFAISIIDLIYPHKFSTVMEMDYGTPFDRHTIIEDSNETKKKKKVIPKLEEPSMSVVGLGGLLRRFSKRDREHHHHMHPGGEDNYTFELDVPKSPWRYPHLIFRTDSRKNKQVSFKQVNHREDINPMVNLRRVDSKDSSCSSLSSTHQNIGHSLSVPASVLNQRFRRTDSADSNNSSLASFGISILSRTNSRKNKSNNNSHIITPAQEKEDNDINIITRGRIFNSTTDATDSGSSRKSSNNDEVTIVVGHRKNSVTKAIRRNSSEQKPENGAW; translated from the exons ATGAAAGGGTGGTTTGACGGTTTTCGAGAAAATGGAGGACCCACTATGTATGCTTATAGTAATAGAACATCTGTTTATGGTGATTTATCAACCATAAcagtttatattgtttttataacattGTTCTTggccttttttgttattttccctGGAATACGAAAAGAG cgATTTACAACATTTACATCAGTAACTCTCAGCCTTTTTGTTGGAACTGCCAttttaa TTGGAAACAGTGGATCTAGTTGGCACATTGCAGAAGCAGAAATATCAAGTGCATATAGAGCTTTTTCAAATGATAAGATTATAGGTCGTATAGGAATATACATCGGCCTTGTTCATACAAATGTCACTCTTGAAgctatgaacaaaaattataataatacaaaaattgatattaacttTAATGAACGTTTTACTTTTGGTGGTGCAAAAGAGTTACAAGAAGGGTATCGTGATGCACTTGTTAAAGGTTTACCGTTCCCTATTTTAACAGTTGCTGAATATTTAGCTGCTGATGCAGAAGGCTTTTGTTGGGGACGTTCATATAGAGAAGCTGGTTATTATACATCTATATCTCTTTGGGTTTCATTTGCTTCATGGATGATAATGAATATACTGTTTGTAGTTGTACCTCGATATGGTGCCTATAGTATGACTATGACAGGTCTTATAATGCTTTTATCCGATGTTATCTATTATTGGCTTTTACCAACTCGTCCTCTCAGAATCAAAATGGAATCTTCAACATTAATTTTCGAATTTGGATGGTGTTTTTGGGTTATCTTAGTAGCTGGTTTCATTTGCTTTGTTGTTGGCTTTGCCATTTCGATTATAGATTTGATATATCCTCATAAGTTTTCTACTGTTATGGAAATGGACTATGGGACTCCTTTTGATCGTCACACTATAATAGAGGATTcaaatgagacaaaaaaaaagaaaaaagttataccTAAATTAGAAGAACCATCTATGTCTGTCGTAGGTCTTGGTGGACTTTTACGGAGATTTTCAAAACGAGATCGAGAACATCATCATCATATGCACCCAGGa gGAGAAGataattatacttttgaatTAGATGTTCCTAAAAGTCCTTGGCGGTACCCGCATCTTATTTTCCGTACTGacagtagaaaaaataaacaggtATCTTTTAAACAAGTTAATCATAGGGAGGATATCAATCCAATGGTGAATTTAAGAAGAGTAGATTCAAAAGATTCATCTTGTTCTTCTCTGTCCTCTACACATCAGAATATTGGACATTCATTATCGGTACCGGCTTCAGTATTAAAt caaAGATTTCGCCGAACCGATAGCGCTGATAGTAATAACTCCAGTCTAGCATCTTTTGGGATATCAATACTTTCAAGGAcaaattctagaaaaaataaatcaaataataattctcATATCATTACCCCGGctcaagaaaaagaagataatgaTATTAACATTATTACAAGAGG GAGAATTTTTAATTCTACAACCGATGCAACCGATTCTGGATCGTCAAGAAAATCGAGTAATAATGATGAAGTAACAATAGTTGTTGGTCATAGGAAAAATTCTGTCACAAAAGCTATAAG gagAAATTCATCAGAACAAAAACCTGAAAATGGAGCGTGGTAA